In the bacterium genome, one interval contains:
- the cas3 gene encoding CRISPR-associated helicase Cas3': MADFVRLLAKSSDNPDAPLDSETLPGHTRNVLATASTLADTVGQQALSSLGLNDAFNAEFLRAALLRAAVLHDLGKANDQFQLAVRKPGTAQALRHEWVSVWLALRDDRLNRWLLADCTPVVRSAALYAALGHHLKLKDAADIAVRTAGTTARLSLNHPDFRSCLQHGEALAGLPRAPSLTSCSIDLLARPLAELRDWLRDDDWWTEKATTEEKRFVALVKALLISADVAGSAVPRSGESPERWTESAVAEACTVDMLAEVVSKRLGAHASRPFQEQVRDTPGRLTFVRAGCGSGKTLAAYMWAQKKAVGRKLFVCYPTTGTTTEGFRDYIEAADMAEHAQLKHGRSAADIELLLEDRTADVLERTKRYESLTTWHTPITLCTVDYVLGLIQNYRSALFSFPGIANGAFVFDEVHQYGDRLFAELLRFMDTFRGTPVLLMTAMLPDQRLQALRQATADSGAELQVVDGPAGLEELPRYEVAGVQTEEPWQQVDQTLARGGKVLWVANTIDRAVSFAQAANGRNPLIYHSRYRYVDRLKKHAAVMTAFDDGNPKVSLAVSTQVCEVSLDISADLLVTDMAPIPALIQRLGRLNRRASPDDPRPVCRALVLRPDNRFPYDEEEFDFATIEKWLARLAGRPVSQRDLAEAFAAEDNGVEPQPVESAWLDGGPLAYQQPAREGEGSVSVLLPEDKAACLTRSGRPDTKQVTRLAIPMPLGRVAKEVEHWDHVGSALVAPAGRIEYSEQWGGKWAKKNK; this comes from the coding sequence ATGGCCGACTTCGTGCGTCTGCTGGCAAAGTCCAGCGACAATCCCGACGCACCGCTCGATTCCGAAACGCTGCCGGGCCACACGCGCAACGTGCTTGCCACGGCGTCAACGCTCGCGGACACGGTCGGCCAGCAAGCGCTCAGCTCGCTTGGCCTCAATGATGCGTTCAATGCAGAGTTCCTTCGGGCCGCTCTCCTACGCGCGGCCGTCCTCCACGACCTCGGCAAGGCCAACGACCAGTTCCAGCTTGCCGTCCGCAAGCCCGGCACAGCTCAAGCGCTCAGGCACGAATGGGTCAGCGTTTGGTTGGCCCTGCGCGACGACCGCCTGAACCGATGGCTCCTTGCGGACTGCACGCCTGTCGTCCGCAGCGCGGCCCTCTACGCGGCGCTGGGACATCACCTGAAGCTGAAGGACGCCGCTGACATTGCTGTCCGCACCGCCGGAACCACCGCGAGGCTGTCACTCAATCACCCCGACTTCCGTTCCTGCCTTCAGCACGGCGAGGCGCTCGCTGGCCTGCCTCGTGCTCCATCGCTGACGTCCTGCAGCATTGACCTCTTGGCTCGGCCGCTGGCCGAACTCCGAGACTGGCTCCGCGACGACGACTGGTGGACCGAGAAGGCAACCACCGAAGAGAAACGGTTCGTGGCTCTGGTCAAAGCCCTGCTCATCAGCGCCGATGTAGCCGGTTCCGCCGTACCGCGCTCAGGGGAAAGCCCGGAGCGATGGACTGAGTCGGCCGTGGCAGAAGCCTGCACGGTGGACATGCTCGCCGAGGTGGTCTCCAAGCGCCTTGGTGCGCATGCCTCGCGGCCCTTCCAGGAACAAGTGCGGGACACGCCAGGCCGCCTCACGTTCGTCCGAGCCGGCTGCGGCAGCGGCAAGACACTGGCCGCATACATGTGGGCCCAGAAGAAGGCAGTCGGCAGGAAGCTCTTTGTCTGCTACCCGACTACCGGCACCACGACTGAAGGATTCCGCGACTACATCGAGGCTGCCGACATGGCCGAGCACGCCCAACTCAAGCACGGCCGCAGCGCCGCCGACATCGAACTCCTGCTCGAAGACCGCACCGCCGACGTGCTGGAACGCACCAAACGCTACGAGTCGCTGACCACGTGGCACACGCCCATCACGCTCTGCACGGTGGACTATGTTCTCGGCCTCATCCAGAACTACCGTTCCGCGCTCTTCTCGTTTCCGGGCATAGCCAACGGTGCGTTCGTCTTCGATGAGGTGCACCAGTACGGTGACCGCCTCTTCGCCGAGCTACTGAGGTTCATGGACACGTTCCGTGGTACGCCGGTCTTGTTGATGACCGCCATGCTGCCGGACCAGCGCCTTCAGGCTTTGCGGCAGGCAACGGCCGACTCGGGCGCGGAACTACAGGTGGTCGATGGCCCGGCCGGACTCGAAGAGCTACCGCGGTACGAAGTGGCCGGCGTTCAGACCGAGGAACCTTGGCAGCAGGTTGACCAGACGCTCGCCCGAGGCGGCAAGGTCCTGTGGGTAGCGAACACGATAGACCGGGCGGTCTCGTTCGCGCAGGCCGCGAACGGCCGCAACCCGCTCATCTATCACAGCCGTTACCGCTACGTAGACCGCCTGAAGAAACACGCGGCCGTGATGACCGCGTTTGACGACGGCAACCCGAAGGTCTCGCTGGCCGTGTCAACGCAGGTATGCGAGGTGTCCCTGGACATCTCGGCCGACCTGCTCGTCACCGACATGGCACCGATACCCGCGCTCATCCAGCGCCTCGGTCGCCTCAACCGTCGCGCGTCGCCGGACGACCCGAGGCCGGTGTGCCGCGCGCTCGTTCTGCGCCCTGACAATCGGTTCCCCTATGATGAAGAGGAATTCGACTTCGCGACTATCGAGAAGTGGCTGGCTCGGCTTGCCGGACGACCGGTGTCTCAGCGTGACTTGGCCGAGGCCTTTGCCGCCGAGGACAATGGCGTCGAACCTCAGCCCGTGGAATCTGCGTGGCTCGACGGTGGCCCGCTGGCCTATCAGCAACCCGCGCGCGAAGGCGAAGGGTCAGTGTCGGTGCTACTGCCCGAGGACAAAGCGGCATGCCTGACTCGCTCGGGCAGACCGGACACGAAGCAGGTGACTCGTCTCGCAATTCCGATGCCGCTGGGCCGGGTCGCGAAGGAAGTTGAGCATTGGGACCACGTCGGGTCTGCACTGGTTGCGCCCGCCGGTCGTATCGAATACTCCGAACAATGGGGAGGCAAATGGGCAAAGAAAAACAAATGA
- the cas8a1 gene encoding type I-MYXAN CRISPR-associated Cas8a1/Cmx1 yields the protein MTIGLFDSGMTALHKVGLAGLWMTLKVLDTDKAAILRRPTGCGWELGDHAVKLVWDGNLAQFLAWLIDESFKLDKKGLFWFPALGEPIANPQQAVVLQSAVLGSFLQHGRTRKADKSIEAGGSLSVTVDDAPLVVTYRRVQHYAHQDADFPPDGLVRLAGWHFPGGAVRHTGLGNTTALEEPLGRTLALQFAVVGAVYFEVRRRGQGTRTAYSIVLPEVTDLSAYARARALFVRYGIQQLVASGSADAGMRVLAELHAAGILADVRSASCRVVSFGVVPWSSQQKTRVQLLTVRPGSAEGLRTYAACRAVLSPKLVRREDKPPFWDVPLVPDMVARNAASGQPWYIGFADLVADKDRREHVFRYERGGLTKMVDDSQTMPEGADRTFILACQEALRRYMGQKFGRAGGADWGTEFEKVRVSFARCKNAHTLRETMTDFWARGGALHQGDKSLLKSEGLWWQQVLPLFNEKNWRRAKDLALLALASYPGGKEEDK from the coding sequence TTGACCATAGGGCTGTTCGATTCAGGCATGACCGCCCTGCACAAGGTGGGCCTTGCCGGACTGTGGATGACACTCAAGGTGCTCGACACAGACAAGGCCGCGATCCTCCGCCGCCCGACCGGATGCGGATGGGAACTTGGCGACCATGCTGTGAAGCTCGTCTGGGACGGCAACCTTGCCCAGTTCCTCGCCTGGCTCATCGACGAGTCCTTCAAGCTGGACAAGAAAGGGCTATTCTGGTTCCCGGCCCTTGGCGAGCCAATAGCCAACCCGCAGCAGGCAGTAGTCCTGCAGTCAGCCGTGCTGGGGTCGTTCCTGCAGCATGGCCGAACGCGCAAGGCCGACAAGTCCATCGAGGCTGGAGGCAGCCTGTCCGTAACGGTAGACGACGCGCCACTGGTCGTTACGTATCGGCGCGTGCAGCACTACGCTCATCAGGACGCCGACTTCCCACCGGACGGACTCGTCCGGCTTGCCGGCTGGCACTTCCCGGGCGGCGCGGTTCGCCACACTGGGCTCGGTAATACAACCGCGCTTGAGGAACCGCTTGGCCGGACGCTTGCCTTGCAGTTCGCAGTTGTGGGCGCAGTATACTTCGAAGTCAGGCGGCGCGGTCAGGGCACGCGGACAGCGTACTCAATCGTGCTGCCCGAAGTCACAGACCTCAGCGCCTACGCCCGCGCCCGCGCGCTGTTCGTCCGCTACGGCATCCAGCAGCTCGTTGCGTCCGGCTCAGCCGACGCCGGTATGCGCGTGCTGGCCGAACTCCATGCTGCGGGCATCCTCGCCGACGTACGCTCGGCTTCCTGCCGGGTTGTGTCATTCGGTGTTGTGCCGTGGTCGTCGCAACAGAAGACCCGCGTCCAGTTGCTGACGGTGCGGCCCGGCTCGGCAGAAGGACTGCGCACGTATGCTGCCTGCCGCGCGGTCCTGTCCCCGAAGCTCGTGCGGCGCGAGGACAAGCCGCCCTTCTGGGACGTACCGCTTGTGCCCGACATGGTCGCTCGCAACGCGGCATCCGGACAACCGTGGTACATTGGCTTCGCGGACCTAGTAGCCGACAAAGACCGCCGCGAACACGTATTCAGATATGAGAGAGGAGGACTGACAAAGATGGTAGATGACTCACAGACCATGCCCGAAGGTGCGGACCGGACGTTCATCCTTGCCTGCCAGGAAGCCCTGCGCCGGTACATGGGCCAGAAGTTCGGCCGAGCCGGCGGGGCAGACTGGGGCACCGAGTTTGAGAAGGTACGCGTGAGCTTTGCCCGGTGCAAGAACGCACATACGTTGAGGGAGACCATGACCGATTTCTGGGCCAGAGGTGGCGCGCTGCACCAGGGCGACAAGTCCCTGCTCAAGAGCGAAGGCCTCTGGTGGCAGCAGGTGTTGCCGCTGTTCAACGAGAAGAACTGGCGCCGCGCCAAGGACCTTGCCCTGCTCGCGCTGGCGTCGTATCCGGGCGGCAAGGAAGAAGACAAGTAA